The following proteins come from a genomic window of Myxococcales bacterium:
- a CDS encoding SDR family oxidoreductase, with the protein MAFSGKVAFITGGGSGMGQLAARNLAAHGVSVAALDVNTSGLADTAMGFDNIQTIAADVTVPAEIEQAVKSVEQELGPIDRVYNAAAIFPTGRLLDQDTATIQKIMQVNYGGVVNVTKITLPKMLERGSGDFINFASMAGWLPVLYLGAYNASKFAVVAFSEVLYHENRNKGVRFACVCPPPVSTPLLEQAQETVWPKIFDEVLTIEPQVVLDAIESALERDELWVFPGPGTKLGWRMRRWFPKLMWRQIHKTEGF; encoded by the coding sequence ATGGCGTTTTCGGGCAAGGTCGCGTTCATCACGGGTGGGGGAAGCGGCATGGGGCAGTTGGCTGCCCGCAACCTGGCCGCGCACGGGGTTTCGGTTGCAGCCCTCGACGTGAATACGTCTGGACTTGCAGACACGGCCATGGGCTTTGACAACATTCAAACCATTGCAGCCGATGTCACCGTCCCCGCCGAGATCGAACAGGCGGTCAAATCCGTCGAACAAGAACTGGGTCCGATCGATCGCGTCTACAATGCCGCAGCCATTTTTCCGACCGGGCGACTGCTCGATCAGGACACCGCGACGATTCAAAAAATCATGCAGGTCAACTACGGCGGCGTGGTCAACGTCACCAAGATCACCCTGCCGAAGATGCTCGAGCGGGGAAGTGGCGACTTCATCAACTTTGCATCCATGGCGGGTTGGTTGCCGGTCCTTTACCTGGGGGCCTACAACGCGTCAAAGTTTGCGGTCGTGGCATTCAGCGAGGTCCTCTATCACGAAAACCGCAACAAAGGGGTTCGCTTCGCTTGTGTCTGCCCCCCTCCGGTGAGCACACCGCTGCTCGAACAAGCCCAGGAGACGGTATGGCCCAAGATCTTCGACGAAGTGTTGACGATCGAACCGCAGGTCGTTCTCGACGCCATCGAATCTGCCCTCGAGCGCGACGAACTCTGGGTGTTTCCGGGACCGGGAACCAAGTTGGGCTGGCGCATGCGCCGCTGGTTTCCCAAATTGATGTGGCGGCAGATCCACAAGACCGAAGGCTTCTAG
- a CDS encoding Gfo/Idh/MocA family oxidoreductase — MRILILGNSAIANKRLIPALTALPEVTGFEVASRSAADATFSDYETALAKSDADLVYVSLVNSDHALWAERALESGRHVVVDKPAVLDFEQAERLVELSRSRDLCLAEATVYTRHPQLAAIRDLFSRPGAAPTNILASFSFPPLAEENFRYRQELGGGALNDLGPYAVTPGRLFFGGRPEALECRVGSRHGSDGVETAFNVMLQYQEGRSLVGQFGFTTAYRNRLSFSGPDLCVDLDRVFTTPELLENELRLTQQSGASIVKVPAADCFALFVHEVIGRIQARDLESLRLELLDDAFVLDWMRRAAGGR, encoded by the coding sequence GTGCGAATCCTGATCCTCGGTAATTCCGCGATCGCCAACAAGCGGCTGATCCCGGCGCTGACCGCGCTGCCGGAGGTCACAGGCTTTGAAGTCGCCTCGCGCAGTGCTGCCGACGCCACCTTCTCAGACTATGAGACGGCGCTGGCCAAGAGCGACGCAGATCTAGTCTACGTCTCGCTCGTAAACAGTGACCACGCACTCTGGGCCGAGCGCGCGCTCGAGTCCGGGCGCCACGTCGTGGTAGACAAGCCCGCCGTGCTCGACTTCGAACAGGCAGAACGGCTCGTCGAATTGTCTCGCAGCCGGGATCTGTGCCTGGCCGAAGCGACGGTGTATACGCGCCACCCGCAGCTCGCTGCAATTCGAGATCTGTTTTCGCGTCCAGGCGCAGCACCCACGAACATTCTGGCCAGTTTTTCATTCCCGCCACTAGCGGAAGAAAACTTTCGCTACCGCCAGGAACTCGGTGGCGGTGCGCTCAACGACCTCGGCCCCTATGCGGTAACTCCCGGGCGGCTGTTCTTTGGCGGGCGCCCGGAGGCGTTGGAGTGTCGCGTGGGGTCAAGGCACGGAAGCGACGGCGTGGAAACCGCATTCAATGTCATGCTGCAATATCAAGAGGGCCGCTCGCTGGTCGGCCAGTTCGGCTTCACGACGGCGTATCGCAATCGCCTTTCGTTCTCGGGGCCCGACCTCTGCGTCGATCTGGACCGCGTCTTCACGACCCCGGAGCTGCTGGAAAACGAGCTTCGCTTGACTCAGCAAAGCGGCGCGTCCATCGTCAAGGTGCCGGCCGCAGACTGCTTTGCGCTCTTCGTGCATGAAGTCATCGGAAGGATTCAGGCGCGGGATCTCGAGAGCCTGCGGCTAGAATTGCTCGACGATGCATTCGTGCTCGACTGGATGCGTCGTGCGGCGGGAGGACGCTAG
- a CDS encoding chemotaxis protein, whose amino-acid sequence MALSQTNQGSDVGIERISKIADELTVELGAALKRIEKISSQTQVLSINAKIRAARAGNAGRAFGVVADEVALLSKQISEVTSEMEERSSRTIADLSSITRHIATDHLGTRLMDLALVNIDLIDRNLYERTCDVRWWATDGSLVAALAQQTPESRDFASKRLGVILDSYTVYFDLVLCDLKGNVIANGRPGKFSTQDSNHSDAEWFKAAIKTHSGTEYGFQSVHRSPLVNSQLGLVYSCTVREGGDANGSILGVLGIVFDWASLAQEICENLPLSLEEKAISRVCIVDDAGLVLADSNNEILTHTIEIKGRSQLFSKTKGYVMEKVAGSDCMVAHAQSPGYETYKTGWHALIIQQSR is encoded by the coding sequence ATGGCGCTATCACAGACGAATCAAGGTAGTGACGTAGGAATCGAGCGGATCAGCAAGATCGCAGATGAGCTCACCGTCGAACTGGGGGCGGCACTCAAGCGAATCGAAAAGATCAGCTCGCAGACCCAGGTGCTTTCCATCAATGCAAAGATCCGGGCCGCTCGCGCGGGCAATGCCGGGCGAGCGTTTGGTGTTGTCGCCGACGAGGTGGCTCTGCTTTCGAAGCAGATCTCCGAGGTCACCAGCGAGATGGAAGAGCGCAGCAGCCGTACCATCGCGGATCTCAGTTCGATCACACGCCACATCGCGACCGATCATCTAGGCACTCGCCTGATGGACCTGGCGCTGGTCAATATTGATCTGATCGATCGAAATCTCTATGAGCGAACGTGCGACGTCCGCTGGTGGGCGACCGACGGCAGCCTGGTGGCTGCGCTGGCTCAGCAGACCCCCGAGTCTCGGGATTTTGCGAGCAAGCGCCTGGGCGTGATTCTTGATTCGTACACGGTCTATTTTGATCTCGTGCTGTGTGATCTGAAAGGAAATGTCATCGCGAATGGCCGCCCGGGAAAGTTTTCCACGCAAGACAGCAATCATAGTGATGCAGAATGGTTCAAGGCGGCGATCAAGACGCACAGCGGTACCGAGTACGGGTTCCAGTCAGTACACCGATCGCCCCTGGTGAACAGCCAACTGGGCCTCGTCTACTCTTGCACCGTGCGCGAGGGCGGGGACGCGAATGGATCGATTCTCGGAGTGTTGGGCATCGTTTTCGATTGGGCGTCCCTCGCCCAGGAGATTTGCGAAAACTTGCCCTTGAGTCTCGAAGAAAAAGCAATCAGCCGGGTCTGCATTGTCGATGACGCTGGTTTGGTTTTGGCCGACTCGAACAACGAGATCCTGACCCATACGATCGAGATCAAGGGTCGCAGCCAACTCTTTTCCAAGACAAAGGGATATGTGATGGAAAAAGTTGCGGGCAGCGACTGTATGGTCGCCCATGCGCAATCGCCAGGTTACGAAACCTACAAGACCGGCTGGCACGCGCTGATCATTCAGCAATCCCGCTGA
- a CDS encoding class I SAM-dependent methyltransferase, with the protein MPNPNPNANALEEFTRATLDHYEASAESFWQGTRLHDVSQNIDALLDEIDGPGPHRILDFGCGPGRDLCSFLERGHDPVGLDGALAFADMARSRAGVEVYHQNFLALDLPAQHFDGVFANASLFHVPSSELPRVLEELRDCLRPGGVLFASNPRGDNREGWFGGRYNVYHDLEQWRRYTLAAGFEEVRHYYRPAGLPREQQPWLATLWRRPVGL; encoded by the coding sequence GTGCCGAACCCAAACCCAAACGCAAACGCCCTCGAAGAATTCACCCGCGCGACCCTTGACCACTACGAAGCGAGCGCCGAGAGTTTTTGGCAGGGGACCCGGCTGCACGATGTTTCCCAGAACATCGACGCCCTGCTCGACGAAATCGACGGCCCGGGGCCCCATCGCATACTGGATTTTGGTTGTGGTCCCGGACGCGACTTGTGCTCGTTTCTCGAGCGGGGTCACGACCCGGTCGGGCTAGACGGCGCCCTCGCATTTGCAGACATGGCCCGAAGCCGCGCGGGGGTCGAGGTCTACCACCAGAACTTCCTGGCCCTCGATCTTCCGGCTCAGCATTTTGATGGGGTGTTCGCCAACGCTTCGTTGTTTCACGTGCCGTCGAGCGAACTGCCCCGAGTGCTCGAAGAGCTGAGGGATTGCCTGCGCCCGGGCGGCGTGCTGTTCGCGTCAAATCCGAGAGGCGACAATCGGGAGGGTTGGTTCGGGGGGCGCTACAACGTGTACCACGACCTCGAACAGTGGCGGCGCTACACACTGGCCGCCGGCTTCGAAGAAGTCCGGCACTACTATCGCCCAGCGGGTTTGCCGAGAGAGCAGCAACCCTGGTTGGCGACGCTGTGGCGCCGTCCAGTCGGGCTCTAG
- a CDS encoding DegT/DnrJ/EryC1/StrS family aminotransferase produces the protein MPIRVWSYLEEYEAEKTEIHEAIDAVMASGSLILGNEVAAFEEEFARYCGVGYGVGVANGTDAIFLALKAVGIGEGDEVITVSNTAVPTVSAIVSTGARPRFVDVDPETYLMDCSKVEAAINESTRCILPVHLYGQCVDMDALSELANRHDLKLVEDCAQSHGARFRGKKAGSMSDAAAFSFYPTKLLGGYGDGGMVLTSDDATQQKLRRLRFYGMDGRYYAEEHGYNSRLDELHAAILRKKLGHLDQYIAMRRQIAIRYDELLKHTALALPKSAPGNDHAYYLYVVRHEQRDWLVSELENHDINVNVSYPWPIHSMPAYEAYGAGAGSLPVCEAAATQIFSLPMYPALTEEQQLAVVLALRELAPSA, from the coding sequence ATGCCGATCCGAGTCTGGAGCTACCTCGAAGAGTACGAAGCCGAGAAGACCGAAATTCACGAGGCCATTGATGCCGTCATGGCATCCGGCAGCCTGATTCTGGGCAACGAGGTCGCGGCCTTTGAAGAGGAGTTCGCGCGGTACTGCGGTGTCGGGTACGGCGTTGGCGTCGCAAACGGCACCGACGCCATCTTTCTGGCCCTCAAGGCCGTGGGAATAGGCGAGGGCGACGAAGTCATCACGGTTTCCAATACGGCGGTGCCCACGGTTTCTGCCATTGTTTCCACTGGAGCGCGGCCGCGTTTCGTCGACGTCGATCCCGAAACCTACCTGATGGATTGTTCGAAGGTCGAGGCAGCGATCAACGAGAGCACTCGTTGCATCCTGCCGGTCCACCTCTACGGCCAGTGCGTCGACATGGATGCCCTGAGCGAACTGGCCAATCGGCACGACCTGAAGCTGGTGGAGGACTGCGCCCAAAGCCACGGTGCGAGATTCAGGGGAAAGAAGGCGGGCAGCATGTCCGATGCTGCGGCCTTTTCCTTTTACCCCACCAAATTGCTCGGAGGTTATGGTGATGGCGGGATGGTTCTCACCAGCGACGACGCCACCCAGCAAAAGCTCCGCCGCCTCCGGTTCTACGGCATGGACGGGCGCTACTACGCCGAGGAACACGGCTACAACTCTCGCCTAGACGAGCTTCACGCCGCCATCCTGCGCAAGAAGCTCGGGCATCTCGACCAGTACATCGCCATGCGCAGACAAATCGCCATTCGCTACGACGAGTTGCTGAAACACACCGCCCTCGCGCTGCCAAAGAGCGCCCCGGGAAATGACCACGCCTACTATCTATACGTAGTGAGGCACGAACAACGCGATTGGCTCGTGTCGGAGCTCGAAAACCACGACATCAATGTAAACGTGAGCTACCCCTGGCCGATCCACAGCATGCCCGCCTACGAAGCGTATGGAGCGGGCGCCGGCAGCCTGCCGGTTTGTGAGGCGGCGGCGACGCAGATCTTTTCTCTTCCGATGTATCCAGCATTGACGGAAGAACAACAGCTGGCGGTGGTGCTCGCGCTTAGGGAGCTCGCTCCTTCCGCTTGA
- a CDS encoding FdtA/QdtA family cupin domain-containing protein → MKLAEPRLDEVRWIDLPSNRDDRGVLTSIESEQDAPFPIRRIFYMHHVVSDRGGHAHMDTDQVVVALAGSFEMELCDGKSSSTYQLDDPTRGLYMPRMIFIKIRGMTPDAVCLVLASTHYDISRSLRSWDDYLSAVGVEGV, encoded by the coding sequence ATGAAGCTTGCTGAACCCCGGTTGGACGAAGTGCGTTGGATCGATCTGCCCTCGAACCGGGACGATCGCGGAGTCCTCACCTCGATCGAGAGTGAGCAGGATGCGCCTTTTCCGATCCGGCGGATTTTCTATATGCATCACGTCGTGTCGGACCGGGGCGGTCACGCCCACATGGACACTGACCAGGTGGTGGTCGCGCTGGCGGGCAGCTTCGAGATGGAGTTGTGTGACGGGAAGTCTTCCAGCACCTACCAGCTGGACGACCCCACGCGAGGTCTCTACATGCCCAGGATGATCTTCATCAAGATCCGGGGCATGACCCCCGATGCCGTCTGCCTGGTGCTGGCGAGCACCCACTACGACATCTCCCGCTCGTTGCGAAGCTGGGACGACTATCTCTCGGCGGTCGGTGTCGAGGGCGTCTGA
- a CDS encoding lytic transglycosylase domain-containing protein, translating to MANVLDYVSVVGRESLRAEGYSDSYQWQSQQTLDNVYRPRRDFEEQRRDFEPTVAAMIRRIARKYQVDPHLVKAVVAVESNFDILAVSDKGAQGLMQLMPETAREMGVRSPFKPSENIRGGVRYLRTLLDRYDELGVALAAYNAGPVAVDRYDGIPPYPETQAYVKRVLRFYREYREESRRKHPNAKLDGSQGDLRSQSD from the coding sequence ATGGCGAATGTGCTCGACTACGTGTCCGTCGTCGGCCGTGAATCCCTGCGAGCCGAAGGCTACAGCGACAGCTACCAATGGCAGAGCCAGCAAACTCTCGACAATGTCTACCGTCCGCGCCGCGATTTCGAAGAACAACGTCGAGACTTCGAACCCACCGTAGCCGCAATGATTCGACGCATCGCGCGCAAGTATCAGGTCGATCCCCATCTGGTGAAGGCCGTGGTGGCAGTCGAATCGAACTTCGACATTCTCGCGGTGTCCGACAAAGGTGCACAGGGACTCATGCAGTTGATGCCCGAGACCGCACGCGAAATGGGAGTCCGCTCCCCGTTCAAACCCAGCGAGAACATTCGCGGTGGGGTTCGCTATCTCCGTACCCTGCTCGATCGCTATGACGAACTGGGCGTCGCACTTGCGGCCTACAACGCCGGCCCGGTCGCGGTCGATCGCTATGACGGAATACCGCCCTACCCCGAAACCCAAGCCTACGTCAAGCGGGTTCTCCGGTTCTACCGCGAGTACCGCGAGGAATCTCGACGCAAGCATCCGAACGCAAAGCTCGATGGAAGCCAGGGAGACTTGCGGAGCCAATCCGACTGA
- a CDS encoding cytochrome P450, with amino-acid sequence MPASQTESDPVVYRPPSGESWRDPFPMYKALREHDPVHTFENDAGTFTVLSRFKDVFSAAVDAPTFSSAQGLTLNYGEMEALGIEAPIVMMDAPEHTALRKLAIKRFTPRQVLAIEPMIREFVVERVERLREMGEGDIVVELFKPLPSLIVGHFLGVPRSEQPLFDRWTDAIVAANAEGDIGSATEAVAELFGYFSAAIDRVRKDPGDDMISALVHANPNGVELSLMKILGFAFTMVTGGNDTTTGLLGGTAELLTRHPAQRQQLAKDPGSIPVAVEEFLRLTSPVQGLARTTTREVAIEGTIIPKDRKVMLLYGSANLDEREFGDNAGECDINRKIRRHVALSYGPHHCIGAAAVRMQARVALEELLARCPDFTVDFARGQFASGNHVRRYATLPFSARGDV; translated from the coding sequence ATGCCCGCAAGCCAAACCGAGTCCGACCCTGTTGTGTACCGGCCCCCCAGTGGCGAAAGCTGGCGGGACCCGTTCCCGATGTACAAGGCACTGCGCGAGCACGATCCCGTGCACACGTTCGAGAATGACGCCGGCACCTTTACCGTACTGTCGCGTTTCAAGGATGTTTTTTCGGCCGCGGTCGATGCCCCGACGTTCTCTTCCGCCCAGGGCCTGACGCTGAACTACGGGGAAATGGAAGCCCTGGGGATCGAGGCTCCGATCGTGATGATGGACGCGCCCGAACACACCGCGCTGCGCAAACTGGCGATCAAACGCTTTACGCCTCGGCAGGTTCTGGCGATCGAGCCCATGATTCGGGAGTTCGTGGTCGAGCGAGTCGAGCGTCTGCGTGAAATGGGGGAGGGCGACATCGTGGTCGAACTCTTCAAGCCGCTTCCGAGTTTGATCGTCGGTCACTTCCTCGGTGTTCCCCGGTCGGAGCAGCCGCTGTTCGATCGTTGGACGGATGCGATTGTCGCGGCCAATGCCGAGGGTGACATTGGCTCCGCAACCGAAGCGGTCGCCGAACTGTTCGGCTACTTCAGTGCGGCGATCGACCGAGTTCGCAAAGACCCCGGTGACGACATGATCTCCGCTCTCGTGCACGCCAATCCCAATGGAGTCGAGCTCTCCTTGATGAAGATCCTGGGCTTCGCCTTCACCATGGTGACCGGGGGCAACGATACGACAACTGGGCTGTTGGGCGGGACCGCGGAGCTGCTGACCCGGCATCCCGCACAACGCCAACAGTTGGCGAAGGATCCCGGCAGTATCCCCGTCGCCGTCGAAGAATTTCTGCGTCTCACCTCGCCGGTCCAGGGTCTTGCGCGCACGACGACTCGGGAGGTTGCGATCGAAGGCACGATCATCCCCAAGGACCGCAAGGTCATGCTGCTCTATGGATCGGCCAACCTGGACGAACGCGAATTCGGCGACAATGCGGGGGAGTGCGACATCAACCGCAAGATCCGGCGCCATGTGGCACTGAGCTACGGTCCCCACCATTGCATTGGCGCCGCGGCCGTGCGCATGCAGGCGCGGGTCGCCCTCGAAGAGCTTCTCGCGCGGTGTCCCGACTTCACCGTGGATTTCGCACGGGGACAATTTGCATCGGGCAACCACGTGCGGCGCTACGCCACGCTTCCATTCAGCGCGCGAGGCGACGTCTAG
- a CDS encoding NDP-hexose 2,3-dehydratase family protein: MKAESKEVSFLRSSMTAESPVFDNSNFLSWFRECGAGSGFRVRRISFDEMDQWSFEPGTQNLVHASGRFFRIEGLRVETNFEPAGRWDQPIINQPEIGILGILSQRFGGIRHFLMQAKAEPGNINTVQLSPTVQATQSNYSQVHGGSAPNYLDYFTQAPAEGLLVDQLQTEQASRFLKKQNRNMIVDVADDDEVPVLDGFCWLTLGEIKKLQWREHFVNMDARSVISCIPYYDAERGFADLSEAQTLAGFEKDLLGSIYAGSGAMHSMDALSAWLTKMKTRYQHRVESIPLADVKNWKITESEIVHESRGYFSVIAVAVEAGAREVARWTQPMLRDAAPGLHGFITQKHAGVLHFLVQGKVEPGNLDVVDLAPTVSRSNIEHQRERASEIPFLDRFLNPRPEEIRYSVLQSEEGGRFFRLENRNTILELDPDSVLDLPEQFIWMTLGQLLEFLKFGHLSVDARTLLSCASLISGAEDCANPDPR; this comes from the coding sequence GTGAAAGCCGAATCCAAGGAAGTGAGCTTTCTGCGCTCGTCGATGACCGCGGAGAGTCCTGTCTTCGACAACTCGAACTTTCTTTCTTGGTTTCGCGAGTGCGGCGCTGGGAGCGGGTTTCGGGTGCGCCGGATCTCGTTTGATGAGATGGACCAGTGGAGCTTCGAACCGGGGACCCAAAATCTCGTACACGCTTCGGGGCGCTTCTTCCGGATCGAGGGGCTCCGAGTCGAAACGAATTTCGAGCCCGCGGGCCGCTGGGACCAGCCGATCATCAACCAACCGGAGATCGGGATCCTGGGGATTCTCTCCCAGCGCTTCGGCGGGATTCGACACTTCTTGATGCAGGCGAAAGCAGAGCCCGGCAACATCAACACGGTCCAGCTTTCGCCCACCGTACAAGCGACCCAAAGCAACTACAGCCAGGTTCACGGCGGCAGCGCGCCCAACTATCTCGACTACTTCACCCAGGCGCCGGCCGAGGGCCTGCTGGTCGACCAACTGCAGACGGAGCAGGCCAGTCGATTTCTCAAGAAGCAAAATCGCAACATGATTGTCGACGTCGCAGATGACGACGAGGTGCCCGTGCTCGACGGGTTTTGCTGGCTCACCCTCGGTGAGATCAAGAAGCTCCAGTGGCGAGAGCATTTTGTGAACATGGACGCTCGCTCCGTGATCTCCTGCATCCCGTATTACGACGCGGAACGAGGTTTTGCCGATCTTTCCGAGGCGCAAACGCTCGCAGGCTTCGAAAAAGATCTGCTCGGGTCCATCTACGCGGGATCCGGTGCAATGCATTCGATGGACGCGCTGTCTGCATGGCTCACGAAAATGAAGACCCGTTACCAGCACCGTGTCGAATCCATTCCGCTGGCCGATGTGAAGAACTGGAAGATCACCGAGAGCGAAATCGTGCACGAGTCACGCGGGTACTTCTCTGTGATTGCCGTCGCGGTGGAGGCGGGGGCGCGAGAGGTTGCACGATGGACGCAGCCGATGCTTCGGGATGCAGCCCCGGGCCTGCACGGGTTCATCACCCAAAAGCACGCAGGGGTGCTGCATTTCTTGGTGCAGGGAAAAGTCGAACCCGGCAACCTCGACGTAGTCGATCTCGCTCCTACGGTTTCGCGATCGAATATCGAACATCAACGCGAACGCGCAAGCGAGATTCCCTTCCTCGATCGCTTCCTGAACCCGCGGCCCGAAGAGATCCGTTACTCGGTACTCCAGTCGGAGGAGGGCGGGCGCTTCTTCCGACTCGAGAATCGCAATACGATCCTCGAACTCGATCCCGACAGCGTGCTCGACCTGCCCGAGCAATTCATTTGGATGACCCTGGGGCAGCTACTCGAGTTTTTGAAGTTTGGGCATCTCAGCGTCGACGCGCGCACCTTGTTGTCCTGCGCGAGTTTGATCTCTGGAGCGGAGGACTGTGCGAATCCTGATCCTCGGTAA
- a CDS encoding thiolase domain-containing protein (Catalyzes the synthesis of acetoacetyl coenzyme A from two molecules of acetyl coenzyme A. It can also act as a thiolase, catalyzing the reverse reaction and generating two-carbon units from the four-carbon product of fatty acid oxidation) — translation MATPEVYLLGGYQTDFARNWTKENKHFTALMRESVLGALKVCNIDPEEIESAHVGNFAAGLYCMQGHLGAFFTEVHPSFSGLPTGRHEAACASGSIAILAASAEIEAGRYDLQAVVGIEQMKTVSAADGGAFLGTAAWYEQEAKGIEFPFPKLFGKLGDEYDKRYGLKDEFLAEISRINYDNGKLNPNAQTRTWYMNKEHALCRTDDNPQVGGRVRISDCSQVTDGAVCVFLASEAYATKHAERNGMKLSEIPRIKGWGHNTARMRFVDKVFESRDNEFVLPHVRSTITSAQKRAGIADSSGIDGIETHDCFTTSEYMAIDHFGITAPGESWKAVEAGWLEIDGKIPINPSGGLIGAGHPVGATGVRQLLDAYLQVTNQAGAYQVEGAKNFQTLNIGGSGTTSCSFIVGV, via the coding sequence ATGGCAACTCCCGAAGTTTATCTACTTGGCGGATATCAGACCGATTTCGCGCGCAACTGGACCAAAGAGAACAAGCACTTTACCGCGCTGATGCGCGAGTCGGTGCTCGGCGCTCTCAAGGTCTGCAACATCGATCCGGAAGAGATCGAGAGCGCACACGTCGGCAACTTCGCTGCCGGGCTCTACTGCATGCAGGGGCATCTCGGCGCGTTCTTCACCGAAGTCCATCCCTCGTTCAGCGGCCTGCCCACGGGTCGCCACGAAGCCGCCTGCGCATCGGGAAGCATCGCGATCCTGGCTGCCTCTGCGGAGATCGAGGCGGGACGCTACGACCTGCAGGCTGTGGTCGGCATCGAGCAGATGAAAACCGTTTCAGCGGCGGACGGCGGGGCCTTCCTCGGAACGGCTGCGTGGTACGAGCAGGAAGCCAAGGGCATCGAGTTTCCGTTTCCCAAGCTGTTCGGCAAGCTCGGCGACGAGTACGACAAGCGTTACGGCCTGAAGGACGAGTTTCTCGCCGAGATCAGCCGCATCAACTACGACAATGGCAAGCTGAACCCCAACGCGCAGACCCGCACTTGGTACATGAACAAGGAGCACGCGCTGTGTCGCACGGATGATAATCCGCAGGTGGGCGGTCGCGTTCGTATCTCTGACTGTTCTCAGGTCACCGACGGCGCGGTGTGCGTTTTCTTGGCATCCGAGGCGTATGCGACGAAGCATGCCGAGCGAAACGGAATGAAACTTTCGGAGATCCCGCGCATCAAGGGCTGGGGCCACAACACGGCTCGCATGCGATTCGTGGACAAGGTGTTCGAAAGCCGGGACAACGAGTTCGTGCTGCCACACGTTCGCAGCACGATTACCAGCGCGCAGAAGCGAGCCGGGATCGCGGACAGCAGCGGGATCGACGGGATCGAGACGCACGACTGCTTCACGACGTCGGAGTACATGGCCATCGACCACTTTGGCATCACGGCTCCGGGCGAAAGCTGGAAGGCCGTTGAGGCGGGCTGGCTCGAAATCGACGGCAAGATTCCAATCAACCCGAGCGGCGGTCTGATTGGGGCAGGGCACCCGGTGGGTGCCACGGGCGTGCGCCAGCTGCTCGACGCCTATCTTCAGGTCACGAATCAGGCCGGGGCTTACCAGGTCGAGGGCGCAAAGAACTTCCAGACCCTCAACATCGGCGGCAGCGGTACCACGAGCTGCAGCTTCATCGTTGGTGTCTAG
- a CDS encoding acetyltransferase, translated as MEKRERLILIGTGAFAQVAYEYFTHDSPYEVVGFAVEKQYIEAKEISGLPVVPFEEITEHFAPEDHHFFVAITYFGLNQVRTRLYQAARDHGYRAASYVSPEAFVWKNVKLGEHCFVFEKTVIQPFASVGDNVIFWSGCFIGHHSSIASHCFVAAHSAVNGSTSVGEYTFLGANCTIANHVTVADNCIISAGSHVMSDVEPNQVVIGTWRKKTLSSPSRLNSEFFLE; from the coding sequence ATGGAGAAACGCGAGCGGCTGATCTTGATTGGTACGGGGGCGTTCGCTCAGGTCGCCTACGAATACTTCACCCACGACTCGCCCTACGAAGTCGTGGGTTTCGCTGTCGAAAAGCAGTACATCGAGGCGAAGGAGATTTCTGGGCTGCCGGTGGTTCCCTTCGAGGAGATCACGGAGCACTTCGCTCCCGAAGATCATCACTTCTTCGTTGCCATTACCTACTTCGGGTTGAACCAGGTTCGCACGCGGCTCTACCAGGCGGCGAGAGACCATGGCTATCGGGCCGCTTCGTACGTCAGCCCGGAGGCCTTCGTCTGGAAGAACGTCAAGCTCGGCGAACACTGCTTTGTCTTCGAAAAGACGGTCATCCAGCCCTTCGCGAGCGTGGGCGACAACGTGATTTTTTGGAGTGGATGCTTCATCGGCCACCACTCCTCGATCGCGAGCCACTGCTTCGTGGCAGCGCACAGCGCGGTGAACGGCAGCACCTCGGTGGGCGAGTACACATTTCTGGGGGCCAACTGCACGATCGCCAATCACGTGACCGTGGCGGACAACTGCATTATTTCAGCAGGGAGCCACGTGATGAGCGATGTCGAACCGAACCAGGTCGTGATCGGAACCTGGCGGAAGAAGACCCTGTCGAGCCCCTCCCGTCTGAACTCTGAGTTCTTCCTCGAGTAG